A single Cellulomonas sp. SLBN-39 DNA region contains:
- a CDS encoding bifunctional diguanylate cyclase/phosphodiesterase, giving the protein MAAWSVVLLVLVSFGLTVATVQAGARTDQETAAARTVVRDAREVQAVLLDAETGQRGYLITQDRSFLEPYATADARLAQALASLEAASDQLGGVHPGLLEVLARVKLDHLETAVELTKRGRADDAATLVASGAGRRVMDDVRDEAARVIADAAQIADAGATRSVRLRALATTTGALSVLSVLALVVLLLRHQTRLEREQAASELEAREAVGRLERLSTQDALTGLMLRRPAEEELARALARSRRDGTGLAVVLCDVDRFTELNSRLGSGGGDAVLVAAVQALTAMTGAADLLARAGPDEILLVVEPVASVADAEQIARRVAEAVELDVEVDGQTVATSASVGLVVVGLGVDPPGPAPGVPATTAQVLSAADEATNGAKQAGGRRVHLFDPATDVVRGAHYRIVGELRQALEDPAAGGLWVAYQPLVDLMDDQVFAFEALVRWEHPDRGPLPPGQFVPHVEASELIVALDRHVLLTATHQVAHWNAERRRRGLPPLRVSVNCAPRTLADPGLVSTVKDALAESGLAPTSLVLEITESAVVQATRVVADRLATLVDLGVTIALDDFGTGYSSLSYLTHLPIGMIKIDRSLVQDLGSSAADEAVVSAISSLARRLGQVVLAEGVEDQTQLDRAMALGCRFAQGYHLGRPAPARELTLVAVPLAVPHVRAG; this is encoded by the coding sequence GTGGCCGCCTGGTCGGTCGTGCTGCTCGTCCTGGTGTCCTTCGGGCTGACCGTCGCGACCGTCCAGGCGGGGGCCCGGACGGACCAGGAGACGGCGGCGGCCCGCACGGTCGTGCGCGACGCCCGCGAGGTCCAGGCGGTCCTGCTCGACGCCGAGACGGGCCAGCGCGGCTACCTCATCACGCAGGACAGGAGCTTCCTGGAGCCCTACGCCACGGCCGACGCCCGGCTCGCGCAGGCGCTGGCGTCCCTGGAGGCGGCCTCCGACCAGCTCGGCGGCGTGCACCCCGGGCTGCTCGAGGTGCTGGCGCGCGTCAAGCTCGACCACCTGGAGACCGCGGTCGAGCTGACGAAGCGGGGACGCGCGGACGACGCCGCCACGCTGGTCGCGTCGGGCGCGGGCAGGCGGGTGATGGACGACGTGCGGGACGAGGCGGCGCGGGTGATCGCCGACGCCGCGCAGATCGCCGACGCCGGTGCGACGCGGTCCGTGCGGCTGCGGGCGCTGGCCACCACGACGGGCGCGCTGTCGGTGCTGAGCGTCCTCGCCCTGGTGGTGCTGCTGCTGCGGCACCAGACGCGCCTGGAGCGCGAGCAGGCGGCCTCCGAGCTGGAGGCCCGCGAGGCGGTGGGACGCCTGGAGCGGCTGTCGACGCAGGACGCGCTGACCGGGCTGATGCTGCGGCGCCCGGCGGAGGAGGAGCTGGCCCGGGCGCTGGCGCGCAGCCGCCGCGACGGGACGGGCCTGGCGGTCGTGCTGTGCGACGTCGACCGGTTCACCGAGCTGAACTCGCGGCTGGGCAGCGGCGGCGGGGACGCGGTGCTGGTCGCCGCGGTGCAGGCGCTGACCGCGATGACGGGGGCCGCGGACCTGCTGGCCCGGGCGGGGCCGGACGAGATCCTGCTGGTCGTGGAGCCGGTCGCGTCGGTGGCGGACGCGGAGCAGATCGCGCGGCGGGTGGCCGAGGCCGTCGAGCTCGACGTCGAGGTCGACGGGCAGACGGTGGCGACGTCGGCGTCGGTGGGGCTGGTGGTCGTGGGCCTGGGCGTGGACCCGCCGGGCCCGGCACCGGGCGTGCCCGCGACGACGGCGCAGGTGCTCTCGGCGGCGGACGAGGCGACGAACGGCGCCAAGCAGGCCGGCGGGCGGCGGGTGCACCTCTTCGACCCCGCGACCGACGTGGTGCGCGGTGCGCACTACCGGATCGTCGGCGAGCTGCGGCAGGCGCTGGAGGACCCGGCGGCGGGCGGGCTGTGGGTCGCCTACCAGCCGCTGGTCGACCTGATGGACGACCAGGTGTTCGCGTTCGAGGCGCTGGTGCGCTGGGAGCACCCGGACCGCGGGCCGCTGCCGCCGGGACAGTTCGTGCCGCACGTCGAGGCGTCGGAGCTGATCGTCGCGCTCGACCGGCACGTGCTGCTCACCGCGACGCACCAGGTGGCGCACTGGAACGCCGAGCGCCGGCGCCGGGGGCTGCCGCCGCTGCGGGTGTCGGTGAACTGCGCGCCGCGCACGCTGGCCGACCCGGGCCTGGTCAGCACCGTGAAGGACGCGCTCGCCGAGTCGGGGCTGGCGCCGACGTCGCTGGTGCTGGAGATCACCGAGAGCGCGGTCGTGCAGGCGACCCGGGTGGTCGCGGACCGGCTGGCGACGCTCGTGGACCTGGGCGTGACCATCGCGCTCGACGACTTCGGCACGGGGTACTCGTCGTTGTCCTACCTGACGCACCTGCCGATCGGGATGATCAAGATCGACCGCTCGCTGGTGCAGGACCTGGGCTCGTCCGCGGCCGACGAGGCCGTGGTGTCGGCGATCTCGAGCCTGGCGCGGCGCCTGGGGCAGGTCGTGCTGGCCGAGGGCGTCGAGGACCAGACGCAGCTGGACCGGGCGATGGCGCTCGGGTGCCGGTTCGCCCAGGGGTACCACCTCGGCAGGCCGGCGCCGGCGCGCGAGCTGACGCTCGTGGCCGTCCCGCTCGCCGTGCCGCACGTCCGCGCCGGCTGA
- a CDS encoding ParA family protein: MRVVAVFSVKGGVGKTTAAVNLAYEAAAHGETLLWDLDPQGGATWLLDVKPKLRGGAPALVTGATHPVAGVRQTAWETLDVLPADGTYRSLDVVLDDAKRSRSRVHRTLTTLRGTYRTVVLDCPAGSSLVAANVVRAADVVVVPLVPGPLTLRSLEQVRQVVAERDPAPPVVGFLSMVDRRRVAHRQVLADLPEGVVDVVVPAAAVVERMGAERRPLAAFAPGTPAALAYRRLWKKVRAAA, encoded by the coding sequence ATGCGGGTGGTGGCGGTCTTCAGCGTCAAGGGCGGGGTCGGCAAGACGACCGCCGCGGTGAACCTCGCCTACGAGGCGGCCGCGCACGGCGAGACCCTGCTGTGGGACCTCGACCCGCAGGGCGGCGCGACGTGGCTGCTGGACGTCAAGCCGAAGCTGCGCGGCGGCGCGCCCGCTCTGGTCACCGGTGCCACGCACCCCGTCGCGGGCGTGCGGCAGACGGCCTGGGAGACCCTCGACGTGCTCCCCGCGGACGGCACGTACCGGTCGCTGGACGTGGTGCTGGACGACGCGAAGCGGTCCCGCAGCCGCGTGCACCGCACGCTCACGACGCTCCGGGGCACCTACCGCACGGTCGTCCTGGACTGCCCGGCGGGCTCGTCCCTCGTCGCGGCGAACGTGGTGCGGGCCGCCGACGTGGTGGTGGTGCCGCTGGTGCCGGGGCCGTTGACGCTGCGCAGCCTGGAGCAGGTGCGGCAGGTCGTGGCCGAGCGCGACCCCGCCCCGCCGGTCGTGGGGTTCCTCAGCATGGTCGACCGGCGGCGCGTCGCGCACCGGCAGGTGCTGGCGGACCTGCCCGAGGGTGTCGTCGACGTCGTCGTGCCCGCCGCCGCGGTGGTCGAGCGCATGGGGGCGGAGCGGCGCCCCCTGGCCGCGTTCGCACCCGGCACCCCGGCCGCCCTCGCCTACCGCCGCCTGTGGAAGAAGGTCCGCGCAGCCGCGTGA
- a CDS encoding DUF1524 domain-containing protein: MTSPSAPSPVRPSPAARTLVVVLAVLGLAACDPALGATSTGSDPTGAAGSALAAARDLTVKGRAPMTGYDRELFSYGSVDVDENGCDARNDVLARDLDDVTYKAGTRDCVVASGTLQDPYSGEEIAFTRGQDTSSAVQIDHVVALADAWQKGAQQWDEATREAFGNDPMNLVAVDGPLNNAKGSGDTATWLPPNRAARCGYVARQVAVKQTYDVWVTAAEQDAMVEVLSTCPDEPLPTSDASWWPEGADADAAPAEDDVHYATCADARAAGAAPLHEGEPGYRAEMDGDGDGTACE, encoded by the coding sequence GTGACCTCCCCCTCCGCACCGTCACCCGTCCGCCCCTCCCCCGCGGCGCGCACGCTCGTCGTCGTCCTCGCCGTGCTCGGCCTGGCCGCCTGCGACCCGGCGCTGGGCGCCACGAGCACCGGGTCGGACCCCACCGGTGCCGCCGGCAGCGCGCTCGCTGCGGCCCGGGACCTCACCGTCAAGGGCCGCGCCCCCATGACGGGGTACGACCGCGAGCTGTTCTCGTACGGCTCGGTCGACGTCGACGAGAACGGCTGCGACGCCCGCAACGACGTCCTCGCGCGCGACCTCGACGACGTGACGTACAAGGCCGGCACCCGGGACTGCGTGGTCGCCTCGGGCACCCTGCAGGACCCGTACTCCGGCGAGGAGATCGCCTTCACGCGGGGGCAGGACACGTCGAGCGCGGTGCAGATCGACCACGTCGTCGCGCTGGCGGACGCGTGGCAGAAGGGCGCCCAGCAGTGGGACGAGGCGACGCGGGAGGCGTTCGGCAACGACCCGATGAACCTGGTCGCCGTCGACGGGCCGCTGAACAACGCCAAGGGCTCGGGCGACACGGCGACGTGGCTGCCGCCCAACCGCGCGGCCCGCTGCGGGTACGTGGCGCGGCAGGTCGCGGTGAAGCAGACCTACGACGTGTGGGTGACGGCCGCCGAGCAGGACGCGATGGTCGAGGTGCTGAGCACGTGCCCGGACGAGCCGCTGCCGACGTCGGACGCGTCGTGGTGGCCGGAGGGTGCGGACGCGGACGCCGCGCCGGCGGAGGACGACGTGCACTACGCGACGTGCGCCGACGCCCGTGCGGCAGGAGCGGCGCCGCTGCACGAGGGCGAGCCCGGCTACCGGGCCGAGATGGACGGCGACGGCGACGGCACCGCCTGCGA
- a CDS encoding MFS transporter has protein sequence MTDASTTTTTSGVATVRARVAVGASYAAQGFGYATVVTALPGLKLRTGIDDATISLVLLMGALLAAAGSVLAERIATRRASRLALVAGLLAQAVGLGLVTTATSVPPLVAAFTVFSLGLGMVDAAGNMQGVALQRAVGRSIMSTLFACLTAAAITAALTQSGLTRLGTERGAITALLVAAAVAAGVALAARTSLLTTAQTTPVAAAEATSDAAAPGAAGAPAPPPLPRAGIWLFGAMVAIAFVADSAVSSWSTVYLHDTLVAPGAVAPLGYAAYQAAVLVTRLLGDPLVRRVGRAAVVAACASVGVVGLLLVALVPSPTVAVVGFALTGVGTGSLVPLAFSAAGELAPERLDQVVARINLFNYVGATLGAVVLGLLSETTGLGPAFLVPALLMVPAVVAAPRFGGVPGPLGRRGRAAAAAEDAAPPSTPSVAPHVDPPAGP, from the coding sequence ATGACCGACGCCAGCACGACCACCACGACGTCCGGGGTCGCGACCGTGCGCGCCCGCGTGGCCGTCGGCGCCTCGTACGCGGCGCAGGGCTTCGGGTACGCGACGGTCGTCACCGCGCTGCCCGGGCTCAAGCTGCGCACCGGCATCGACGACGCGACGATCTCGCTGGTCCTGCTGATGGGCGCGCTGCTCGCGGCCGCGGGCTCGGTGCTGGCGGAGCGGATCGCGACCCGACGGGCCAGCCGGCTCGCGCTCGTGGCGGGGCTGCTCGCCCAGGCCGTCGGCCTCGGCCTGGTCACCACCGCGACGTCCGTGCCGCCGCTGGTCGCCGCGTTCACGGTGTTCTCGCTCGGGCTCGGCATGGTCGACGCGGCGGGCAACATGCAGGGCGTCGCGCTCCAGCGGGCCGTCGGGCGGTCGATCATGTCGACGCTGTTCGCGTGCCTGACCGCGGCGGCGATCACCGCCGCGCTCACGCAGTCCGGGCTGACGCGGCTCGGCACCGAGCGCGGGGCGATCACGGCCCTGCTCGTCGCCGCCGCGGTGGCCGCGGGCGTCGCGCTCGCCGCCCGCACGTCGCTGCTCACGACCGCCCAGACCACGCCCGTCGCCGCGGCGGAGGCGACGTCCGACGCCGCAGCGCCCGGCGCCGCCGGTGCACCTGCCCCGCCCCCGCTGCCGCGCGCCGGTATCTGGCTGTTCGGCGCCATGGTCGCCATCGCCTTCGTCGCGGACTCCGCCGTGTCCAGCTGGAGCACCGTCTACCTGCACGACACGCTCGTGGCCCCCGGGGCGGTCGCGCCCCTCGGGTACGCGGCCTACCAGGCCGCGGTCCTCGTGACCCGCCTGCTCGGCGACCCGCTGGTGCGCCGCGTCGGCCGCGCCGCCGTGGTCGCGGCGTGCGCGAGCGTCGGCGTCGTGGGCCTGCTGCTCGTGGCCCTCGTGCCCAGCCCGACGGTCGCGGTGGTCGGGTTCGCGCTCACCGGCGTCGGCACCGGCTCGCTCGTGCCGCTCGCGTTCTCCGCCGCCGGCGAGCTCGCGCCCGAGCGCCTCGACCAGGTCGTCGCACGCATCAACCTGTTCAACTACGTCGGCGCCACGCTCGGCGCGGTCGTCCTGGGACTGCTGTCCGAGACGACGGGCCTCGGTCCCGCGTTCCTCGTGCCCGCGCTGCTCATGGTCCCCGCGGTCGTCGCCGCACCCCGGTTCGGCGGGGTCCCCGGCCCGCTCGGCCGTCGCGGGCGCGCCGCCGCGGCGGCGGAGGACGCCGCGCCGCCCAGCACGCCGTCCGTCGCGCCCCACGTCGACCCGCCGGCCGGCCCCTGA
- the map gene encoding type I methionyl aminopeptidase — MIEILTPTELDRARVSGALVGDILQTLRDRTTVGTDLLEIDRWARELIADAGAQSCYVDYAPSFGRGPFGHHVCTSVNDGVLHGLPHRYRLADGDLLTLDIAVLQDGIAADSAISFVVGETRPPQSLALIEATERALAAGIAAAGPGVRLGDVSHAIGTVLTAAGYPVNTEFGGHGIGSTMHQDPHVPNTGRPGRGYRLRPGLLLALEPWVMADTDELVTDDDGWTLRSATGCRTAHSEHTVAITEDGVEVLTSPSA, encoded by the coding sequence GTGATCGAGATCCTCACCCCCACCGAGCTCGACCGCGCCCGCGTCAGCGGCGCCCTCGTCGGCGACATCCTGCAGACCCTGAGGGACCGCACCACCGTCGGCACCGACCTGCTCGAGATCGACCGGTGGGCCCGCGAGCTGATCGCCGACGCCGGCGCGCAGTCCTGCTACGTCGACTACGCGCCGTCGTTCGGCCGCGGCCCCTTCGGCCACCACGTCTGCACGTCCGTCAACGACGGGGTGCTGCACGGCCTGCCGCACCGCTACCGGCTCGCCGACGGCGACCTGCTGACCCTCGACATCGCCGTGCTCCAGGACGGCATCGCCGCGGACTCCGCGATCAGCTTCGTCGTCGGCGAGACCCGCCCGCCGCAGAGCCTCGCGCTGATCGAGGCGACCGAGCGGGCGCTGGCGGCGGGGATCGCCGCCGCGGGGCCCGGGGTGCGCCTCGGGGACGTCTCGCACGCCATCGGCACGGTGCTCACCGCGGCGGGGTACCCGGTCAACACCGAGTTCGGCGGGCACGGCATCGGCTCGACCATGCACCAGGACCCGCACGTGCCCAACACCGGCCGCCCCGGCCGCGGGTACCGCCTGCGCCCGGGCCTGCTGCTGGCGCTCGAGCCGTGGGTCATGGCCGACACCGACGAGCTCGTCACCGACGACGACGGCTGGACGCTGCGCAGCGCGACCGGCTGCCGCACCGCGCACAGCGAGCACACCGTCGCGATCACCGAGGACGGCGTCGAGGTCCTCACCAGCCCGTCCGCCTGA
- a CDS encoding helix-turn-helix domain-containing protein yields MVRLPLTPADVARGQRLGALLREARGTRSMLDVALDAGVSPETLRKIESGRVATPAFPTVAAIAGALGLSLDAVWAQITAPDTATDRTREPLAS; encoded by the coding sequence ATGGTCCGGCTGCCGCTCACCCCCGCCGACGTCGCCCGCGGGCAGCGCCTGGGCGCCCTGCTCCGCGAGGCCCGCGGCACCCGCTCCATGCTCGACGTCGCGCTCGACGCCGGCGTCTCCCCCGAGACGCTCCGCAAGATCGAGTCGGGCCGCGTCGCGACCCCCGCGTTCCCCACCGTCGCCGCGATCGCCGGCGCCCTGGGCCTGTCCCTCGACGCGGTCTGGGCGCAGATCACCGCCCCCGACACCGCCACGGACCGCACCCGCGAACCCCTGGCCTCCTAG
- a CDS encoding UvrD-helicase domain-containing protein has translation MPAGDSTAPDATAVDARPVDAPGSDVPGTGGPGPQAPPARSTDRRSRAAAAVQAWAGAAAQQRLLGVVAPLAARGHHVVPDAPGGSRRARPAVTVVGPAGVHVVATTTWPVGDEGVTPDVTDELFSLADRAYRTEAELAELGLAPGEVQALAVVVGREGVDERVGPVRVVGERDVVRVVESRGRRLTAAQTTALRDHLLATTARPGGDPALPAPRPEPAAEVVVPAPPAAPVTGAAAAVPEVVDVEPWMTWLDPAQAHAVRRSCNGPSRIRGAVGTGKTVVALHRAAYLARARQGAVLLTTYTRTLPATLRPLLARLAPDVADAVEVAGVHEVAARVLAERGVACRIDASLITAAWTTAWGQVGAGSVIDDEDHDQVYWHDEVTHVIKGRGLTRFEQYAMLPRRGRRHQLDGPARRVVWDLHEAYARGLADRGVHDLADQVALAQAELAARPEPGRYAAVVVDEVQDLSTVALRLLHGLVGDAPDGLTLVGDGQQTVYPGGFALDEAGIDVGARTTVLDVHHRSTAQVLQLASTLVAGETFPDVDGTEQTGDTCAPVQRQGPSPVWVRCANEVDRTARLVRHVQELVTAGVPLGQVGVLALSRAGADHAVQHLRRAGLHVVRLEQHDGSDVDAVRVGAVKHAKGLELAHVLLADVAAEWLDRSSGGLDDVARERREHRRRELYVAMTRARDGLWVATV, from the coding sequence ATGCCCGCAGGGGACAGCACAGCACCGGACGCCACCGCCGTGGACGCCCGGCCCGTCGACGCGCCCGGGAGCGACGTGCCCGGCACCGGCGGGCCCGGGCCGCAGGCGCCGCCCGCGCGCTCCACCGACCGCCGCAGCCGTGCCGCGGCTGCCGTGCAGGCCTGGGCCGGCGCGGCCGCCCAGCAGCGGCTGCTGGGCGTCGTGGCACCGCTCGCCGCCCGCGGCCACCACGTCGTGCCCGACGCGCCCGGCGGCTCGCGCCGCGCACGGCCCGCCGTGACCGTCGTCGGGCCCGCAGGCGTCCACGTCGTCGCCACGACCACCTGGCCGGTCGGCGACGAGGGGGTCACGCCCGACGTCACCGACGAGCTGTTCTCGCTGGCCGACCGCGCCTACCGCACCGAGGCCGAGCTGGCGGAGCTGGGTCTCGCGCCCGGCGAGGTCCAGGCGCTCGCGGTCGTCGTGGGGCGCGAGGGCGTCGACGAGCGCGTCGGCCCCGTCCGCGTGGTCGGCGAGCGCGACGTGGTCCGCGTCGTCGAGTCGCGGGGCCGCCGGCTGACGGCCGCCCAGACCACCGCCCTGCGGGACCACCTGCTGGCCACCACCGCCCGTCCGGGCGGCGACCCGGCGCTGCCCGCCCCGCGTCCCGAGCCGGCGGCGGAGGTCGTGGTCCCCGCGCCCCCGGCGGCGCCGGTGACGGGTGCCGCAGCCGCCGTGCCCGAGGTGGTCGACGTCGAGCCGTGGATGACCTGGCTCGACCCCGCGCAGGCGCACGCGGTGCGCCGCTCGTGCAACGGTCCGTCGCGGATCCGCGGCGCCGTGGGCACCGGCAAGACGGTCGTGGCGCTGCACCGCGCCGCGTACCTGGCGCGCGCCCGGCAGGGGGCGGTCCTGCTGACCACGTACACGCGCACGCTCCCCGCGACGCTGCGCCCCCTGCTGGCCCGGCTGGCGCCCGACGTCGCCGACGCGGTCGAGGTCGCGGGCGTGCACGAGGTCGCCGCGCGCGTGCTGGCCGAGCGTGGCGTCGCGTGCCGCATCGACGCGTCCCTCATCACCGCCGCGTGGACCACCGCCTGGGGGCAGGTCGGCGCGGGCAGCGTCATCGACGACGAGGACCACGACCAGGTCTACTGGCACGACGAGGTCACGCACGTCATCAAGGGCCGCGGGCTGACGCGGTTCGAGCAGTACGCGATGCTGCCGCGCCGTGGCCGGCGCCACCAGCTCGACGGACCGGCCCGCCGCGTGGTGTGGGACCTGCACGAGGCCTACGCGCGCGGTCTGGCGGACCGGGGCGTGCACGACCTCGCGGACCAGGTGGCGCTCGCGCAGGCCGAGCTCGCGGCCCGCCCGGAGCCGGGCCGGTACGCCGCCGTCGTGGTCGACGAGGTGCAGGACCTGTCGACCGTCGCGCTGCGCCTGCTGCACGGGCTCGTGGGCGACGCGCCGGACGGGCTGACGCTGGTCGGCGACGGGCAGCAGACCGTGTACCCGGGCGGGTTCGCCCTCGACGAGGCGGGCATCGACGTCGGCGCCCGCACCACCGTGCTCGACGTGCACCACCGCAGCACCGCGCAGGTGCTGCAGCTGGCGTCGACGCTGGTCGCGGGGGAGACCTTCCCGGACGTCGACGGCACCGAGCAGACCGGCGACACGTGCGCACCGGTGCAGCGGCAGGGACCGTCGCCGGTGTGGGTGCGCTGCGCGAACGAGGTGGACCGCACCGCGCGCCTGGTCCGGCACGTGCAGGAGCTCGTGACGGCGGGCGTGCCGCTCGGGCAGGTCGGCGTGCTGGCGCTCTCGCGCGCCGGTGCCGACCACGCCGTGCAGCACCTGCGCCGCGCGGGTCTGCACGTGGTGCGGCTGGAGCAGCACGACGGGTCGGACGTCGACGCCGTGCGCGTCGGGGCGGTCAAGCACGCCAAGGGCCTGGAGCTCGCGCACGTCCTGCTCGCCGACGTCGCCGCCGAGTGGCTGGACCGGAGCTCGGGCGGGCTGGACGACGTGGCGCGCGAGCGCCGTGAGCACCGTCGCCGCGAGCTCTACGTCGCGATGACCCGCGCCCGCGACGGCCTGTGGGTGGCGACCGTCTGA